A window of the Lysinibacillus irui genome harbors these coding sequences:
- a CDS encoding TetR/AcrR family transcriptional regulator: protein MKKDTKDKILAAATTLMTERGYSNVSVKDIASTAGVSEMTVFRHYETKLGILQAVLHHHSYIPYFEHLFAQELSGDLANDLQQIANTYLAFMEKNKPIFLITTQDRSLLPGLMDTISDNQTKQLLQLLAAYFQSQIEQGRMKEIDTKGQAIVFLTSLFGFFVSNALWDYHFLKDQRDTFVHNLITNFVSGVIV, encoded by the coding sequence ATGAAAAAAGATACAAAAGATAAAATTCTTGCTGCTGCCACAACCTTAATGACGGAAAGGGGCTACTCGAATGTGTCGGTGAAAGATATTGCCTCAACTGCTGGTGTTAGCGAAATGACTGTTTTCCGTCATTATGAAACAAAATTGGGTATCCTACAAGCAGTGCTACATCATCATTCTTATATCCCATACTTTGAGCATTTATTTGCGCAAGAGTTATCAGGGGACCTTGCTAATGACTTACAGCAGATTGCCAATACATATCTAGCTTTTATGGAGAAAAATAAACCTATTTTTCTTATTACAACCCAAGATAGAAGTTTGCTACCTGGATTAATGGATACCATTTCGGATAACCAAACGAAGCAATTGCTCCAATTATTAGCTGCTTATTTCCAATCTCAAATCGAACAAGGAAGGATGAAGGAAATAGATACAAAAGGACAGGCTATTGTTTTTTTAACAAGCCTTTTTGGATTTTTTGTATCAAATGCATTATGGGATTATCATTTCTTAAAAGATCAAAGGGATACTTTTGTTCATAATTTAATAACTAATTTTGTGAGTGGAGTTATTGTATAA